GTGAATGGAGCAATACCTTAGTTATAGACTTTGCTCCCAATCTAGCAAGACATTAGGAGCAATCCATTTTCCTCTATCTTCTATAAGAATTCTTTTCATCTCTAATACTTGATCAATAGTTCTATATCCTGTATCAGACATTTCTTTTAGCAGTTGCAAAGTCCGAATGTAATTAATTTGATAGTTGTTACATATTTTGAGCATTTTCCCATCATCTGTGCCACAAATAAGTTTTGATTGCTTGGCGATCGCTAGTGTTGAACAATCAGCAGTGGAAATAGGAGAGAATTCTTGTCTAAACTTTCTGTAAAGGCTATATATCTCTTCAGTATTGAGAGGCAATGGCTGAAGATATTTAACAGCAGATTCTTTAGTTCTCTCGTCTAACTTACCAATACCAAGAATATCTTCAGATACAAAAAGAGGATTATAGTTATCTTGGAGCCATGTCCATTCATTCAGCCAGTGGAAATCAATTAGGGCATTAGCATCCAAGATCATAGTCATAGTCTTATTTAATTACATAGAAATCAGAATCTTGGCTATGACGTTTGATTCGTTCTTTACCCAAATCCTGAAGTTTTATGTCTAAAAGCTCAGCCGCTGTAGTTTCAGTAATTTCTTCTGCTTCTAGTGCTTGCCATACCAAGTTATTAAATCGCACGTTCTCAGGAAACTCTTTTAGATTTAAGCTTGGTTCTAGTTCCTCGGAATTTTTTAAAGAAACTCCATTACGGTTTTTGTAGATACCCTTAATCTTGATTATCTCTTTCTGATAGTCAATTTGTTTCATGTCAGCGAGACGACGCAAGATAGTTTGATAACTTACCCTAAAGTGAACTTTAAGTTTTAAGATGTCTTTTGTAAATCGATATACGCGCTCAAATTCAGGCTGACACACTAGTAAATGACCAGCAAAATAATTTGCTACTCCTTCACGAAATTTCTCTTCATCCTTTGTACCCTCCTCTTTCAACGTATCTTGATACTCACCACGATGAAAGATTAAATGTCCAATTTCATGTGCCAGAGTAAAGATTTGACGTTCAATAGTGACATTGGAATTTATTAAAACAAATGCGCCTGAATCATAACTACAAGCACCTAATCCAAAAAAACTTTCTGATTGGATAGGGCGGCGCAAAACTTTGAGTCCTACACCTTCTACTGCTTCAAATAGATTCGCAATTGGTGCATCTC
This Pseudanabaena galeata CCNP1313 DNA region includes the following protein-coding sequences:
- a CDS encoding ImmA/IrrE family metallo-endopeptidase gives rise to the protein MKDVIAGNMILYRKALRLSQERLAEMAGVTRQSINNYEKGKTLPDSKTLSDLAYVLGVGIDDLLRTKDDDQLQFRFRARESFGKSPQFAAQVRQLLSTYTQLEKAVGLHPYAPESTPCDKVQGNEAYIQEIASQFRHRIGLGDAPIANLFEAVEGVGLKVLRRPIQSESFFGLGACSYDSGAFVLINSNVTIERQIFTLAHEIGHLIFHRGEYQDTLKEEGTKDEEKFREGVANYFAGHLLVCQPEFERVYRFTKDILKLKVHFRVSYQTILRRLADMKQIDYQKEIIKIKGIYKNRNGVSLKNSEELEPSLNLKEFPENVRFNNLVWQALEAEEITETTAAELLDIKLQDLGKERIKRHSQDSDFYVIK